The Apostichopus japonicus isolate 1M-3 chromosome 1, ASM3797524v1, whole genome shotgun sequence DNA segment AATTGGAAAATGAGAACatcaaggtaaaaaaaaattacaatattgAATTATGGAATGAATTGTATTGATCGTAAATTGTTCGACCGATCACAGGGTGTAAGATTAGATTGTCCCAGAAGATTTGATACTTGACCTTGGTCTTACACGGTACAATTGGTCGTTCAGTTTCTCATGTAGCGAGATATAAACCAAAGATTAGTGAACAACAAACAGACAGATGCATGATTTAATCTCTTACATACCGTTAAAACAATTATATCGACAGTGTCATCTCACGAAATTTGGAAGGTTTCACGTTTGTGGCACAATTTGGAAAGCAGTCGTGTGAAGACTGTCAGCCTCACCCCCGTTGCCTATGGCGTTATTCGTCACGGGTGAAGGGAGGCTCATCCTAGAATCCGGATCTCGAAGGAGTCCCGTCAGAACCGTGTCCGGTCTTACCGAGATGGGCACGGAGAGGGATACCAGGGGCATGTATGAGGTCAGTTGTGGTACAGACAAGGACGGGACCATGGTCAGGTTGATGGAGGTGGTGACGGTAGTCTGTGGTGTGAGGGGCGTAGGGGAGGGTAGCACCGTCAGTTGGCCGGACTGTGCATGATTGGTGAAAGTAGGGAGGCTGCAGGGTGAGGGATTCAGTGGAGTGGTGTCTTGCGAGTGGCAGTGGAGGAACGAAATGAGAGGTGACCCGACGTTATTGCGTAACATCTGATCAAACTCCTGACTACCGAAAGAGCTCTTGAGGCTGGATGCTGGGGTGGGCGTGTCTCTGGGCGGCGACCGAGGAGGGGAGTTGTCCGAGAGCTCGCTCGGGGAGAGAGAAGGTAGCCGTCTCTTCTTCTTGGTCTTCGATTGCGATGTCTTTCTGTGTTTGTGAGCTTGAAATAACTGTCTCCTCTGCTTGTTGCTCAAGTCATTTTCTTGCTTGGATGAGGATGGTGTTTTCTCCCTTGGACACTCTAGATTCGATGCCATCCAGCTACCGGTTAGTCTAGGAGTAACCGCTTTTGGTCTTACGTGCTCCACAAAGTTGTTCTCATCTTGTTCCTTGATGTCAGTGCTGCCATTCTGTTCCAGAAATAgtagaaaacatgaaatatttaagactataaaatatgatataactgttaaaacagaaatattaaGCAGGATGAATTTAGAGGTTAGTTTTTAGGTTATTTCAATCGGAGGGGACTTCATGATTAAAGCCAAAACAAAATGGCAGGACTCGGTGGTGGGGGTTGTCTTTAATTTTCAATGCCATTTTGgtaatctgtatatatataaatatttttttggatGATACACCAGACTAAATAATATGATGTCCTTTGTTTTCAGGACAATCCCTTTTTTTCATATCTTGCCAATAAGGAGCATCAAGATATGTgtgaatataaacaaaattgtcaCATAAATGAACTACTGTTACAATCTAATGCAAACTGCAGTTTTCAAGGAAGCATTCAAGACATTTCACTTATTCTGCAAACAGTTGTTTGTATCAATCAGCAACATAGGGACAGTAAACAATTGGGAAGAGAGAGGGGTAGAGAGgagaaaacaacaagaaagaacgaataaagcaaaacaaaactttgcaaCAGAAAAAAATGAGGGAAGGGTATAATTGATGTTAATCTTAATACCGTTTGCAGTGAAACTTTAGACGTTGTTTTCGGCTAAGGTATAATATTAAATGTCATGGGTAGATATATGATTATAAAAATGGAGGAGGTGCGATGTTGGAGACAGTGAAACTGATGCcgtgaggggtgaggggggggcaGAGGGTCTTTGGGTCCtccccaccaaaaacaaaattagacaTGAAAGGGTGTATTCTGGAGCATTTCTTAGGCTATCAATTAGATATATATTTAGGTTTactaacttcaatttttttagtTGAAAAGtgtgggtgggggatggaggatCTATGCCCCCTGGATCAGTGTCTGGTTTTTGTATAAATTAATTTACTGCATCTCACAATTTGCCTTGCACAAGAACTGACAGGCTAAATTACTGCTTATACCAAAACTTCATGACATTCTGTTGGAACCATTCAACTTAGGAGTAAAAATGATTTATTGTGGTCAAAAGTGGAAATAAAGTTAATTTAGTAGCTAAAAACGGACCAGTCAGTGAACTGTGATGTTACTGATCAACCTGACAACCATCATACTAAATGCTAAATTTAACAAAGATAGGTTCAACAACCACCCCTGTCCCTCCATTTCCCCAACTCAGTATAAATCCGCTATTCCTTAAACAGTATCAGCCATTAATTTGTTAGTAAGAAGGGGAATGAAGTCAACAATGCAATATTGATCAAtgaaccaatcaatcaatcaatcaatcaaataatTAATTGAATCAACAAAGCAACAAAAAGGCCCAATTATAAAATTGGTAGCAACAAACATGTTAACAAACTTAACATGTTAGCAATAAACTTGTTTAAACTGCAGCATCGTAATACTTCCAGCGAGGCAAGAAACTACAAAAAAAAGACCCACAAAGAGGTCAACGTTTTTAACTGTAAGAGGATTTTGCAAAcgaatcctttttttttttaatcaacaaCGGTCTACCTTCGGTGACGTTCCTTTGCTTCTAATTTTCCGTTCCCTAGTTCTATGTATTTGTTTACGGCTGCGTTTATTTCTCTTCTTAGTCATGTGACTGGGTGGAGTTTCAGAGATAGGATCATACCAACCGTTTGATTTCTCCACCCATGGTAGATGCCCTGCGTTTGAGGCTTGAATGGTCGACGTCTGGAGGTTATTTTGCAGAGGGCTCCCTGACGACGGTGGGGTGTACCCGAGGCTCGACTCTCCGCTGGGAGTACTCTGCGTTGATATCAGGCTCCCGGGCTGGTGAGACACCTTCAGCTGTTTCATGACGGCCTGGTATTCGTTGTCCGTGGAAATGTCTACGTCTAGCGACCGTTTTTGGCCATGAGTTATGGCCATAATGGGACTGGCCACACACGACGAAGGGTACAGGGTGGTCCCGACTATGGATTCCCCACAGGTTGTTTGGGTGATAATTGGTAGATCACTCACTGGTAAACCGTTACTGGATGCCGCAATGCTCACACTGGATAGGTGGTTCCCCGCAGTGGTTATGGTTCCACATGGTGGGCTCATCTGAGCCTGCACTTGTAACAGTGTATTCGGCGTCAGAACCGGGACGAACCGTTGTACAAAGATGGTCTTCGACCCTCTCGTCCCAGCGGCCGTGCCATCCAAGATCGGTAGCGTCTGATGACCTTCCACAAAGCCTCCGTTGGGTGGCATCAACGAAGGGGCGGAGGAGGGCGAGGGTGACACCTCTTGCCCACATGGTTGAGATGGTGATGGCGACGGTAGCAGGAGCTTTCTGGCAGTCGACGGTGAGGAGATAGATCCCGCTGGGGGTGTGGTAAGGAATTGGTGCATTTGTCCAGGGTACCTGGAGTAAAGAGCTGCTAACTCAAGCTGAAATTCACTGGAATCTGAAACAcaagaatgaaaaagaaaacctgATGTTAGTTATATGGGGATTCTCAGTTTGATATTCAGTCACTATACCAAGGGCGAAGGGAGGAGTACCTGGTTGTTTTGCTTCATGACCTATGATCCATTTATCCAAAGAAGAAGCTTCCCAAAAACCCAGCTGCCATGAATTCAGATTTATTTGTCACCTGAGTGGAACAGACTAATGTGGATTAAAGAGATTGGTTTTAAATTGGCAGCACACTGTCCAACTCAACTCGCCCAGAATCAACTCGGTCAGCTGCAGTTTTATGGACTCAACATTTTGCGCTTCCAATTGGCggttgtgtgggggggggaagggggggcaaTTCCTGACTACCACAGCGGCAAGGTATTCACTAATGTCATGGgtagaattttgttttttgcttgTGACCTAACCAGCACCAGTCTTTATAGGAAAACGGTCTTTTGTTTGGGCTCATCGGTTTTCTACTGCTCGGTAGGTGAGTTGGAAGACTACGGATCCGGAGGACTattggaaactaggtcaggACAGTCGAGTCTGAGATGGGTAGCATCCAGTGCAGGTAGTTTATGACATCGTTATCTTGGTCTCACCTGTAACGGGTGTTGGAGGTTGTTTCTCTGGGCTGTTGGGCAATGATAGGGGAGCCTTGGGCTCCATCGTAGCCCTCTGATTGAGGACATTGCAGGAATGATGACGAACCCATCCCGATTTCTGATTTCTTCTCTTGTTTTTCCTTCTGCCACCCTCACCTGGTAAAAGacaattttcttgtaaattataaaaaatggCATGTATTAAAGGGAAAGTCTTGCTCATTTTGGAAGTAAACAAGCTGTTTACTTTTAACAATTCTTTTGTTGGACTAATTATCAGCTAGCTCAGCAAGCTATACGAGAAATAATCACAAGTGCTAACATAAACGACTAAGATAGCTAAATGAGGAAGGAGTGTATCTATTGACAAGAACCACAAGTcttattataatttatgaataattcatagatatatatataatgagtactaaatatgtatgaatataaattaatgctgaatatatttgaaatttaaagtCTAGAAACCAAGTCAGAGCTCATAATAATAGATATTCGATATAAAGGTGACTGTCCATCGACCCATGCAAGTTTGATTTAAGTTGAAATCATAAAAAACAGGAGTCATAAAATGTTCATGCGGTATTGctctcaatttttgttttatagatTTTTGAGATGGCTTCACCTCAGAGTTGTTCCATAAGTTTCACAAACAGGAGCTTCCACATATGATTACTACAAAGACACTTACCTTCACTAAACCCAGATGATTTTTTCTCCTGGCTGTTGAGAAGGCAATGTAGGTTGGCTGTAAAAGTGGAAACAAAGAATACAGTCTGAGGAATCTGTTGTGTCACTGGAAATCTAACGGATAGATTACTCTAACAGTAAACACATAGAATTCTTTAAAGTATCACAAGAAAACAACACTGCATGCATTTTGCATGAGAACCCACAGTTAATTACTTAAGGCAAAGGAATATTTATTAAAGGCCAGgcaaaactacaaaaaaagctGTTGCGTTCCTTTTGTAGAATTTCTCAAAAAATAAGGACCAAAAATGTTGATActattatttaacatttttacgTAGACAATGGCAAATTGTTGAAAATTCAAAGCATGAACCGagatacatacatattaataaAGTGTTAAATCCAGGCTGTtgagaggaggggaaggggtccATGAGGCTACAGGGGGGCAAGGGGATCAATTAAAGGGAACAGATAAGATATGGGATTAAGAATAAACgtattttcatttaattatgTGGCCAGGGGCATGACTCGGCTCTCTTCGCTCCCGCTTAAATCTGAAACCTTCGACTTACTTGGTTCGAAGCCTTGTATATCAGGGTCCGGACCGATCCATTCAAACGCTGGTTTCCTCCCTCGGACTTCCTGCACGTAAACCTTGCGTATTAACTTCAGACTACCCAGGATGTTAGCTATATCGTACAGTCGGCGCACTTTGGCTACATCGACGAAAGAATAGACAGAGTGTGAATATCGAACAAGAGACGAGAAATGGAGATCATTTTTGTTACTTCAATGCAAGCTTTGCCtcagattttgttttattacgATAGAACTTAAATAAATTCCTTACATTCATACCAATGCAATAAATGCATGCAGTCATATGTACAGAAACAAGCTAGCCTAGGTATATTAGACCCTTTATATCCAGGATGGAGGGCTGCATGCGGCCCAAACATAAACTTCCTACAACAAATACGGATTTTGAACCATATTAATGCAGCCAATGGCCCCTTGTACTGTAGGAAGTTGGGAAGTGTTTTTTTACTTCAATCATAAATCAACTAAATTACTGAATGACCAATGGTATACCTTGGAGAACTTGTGATAGGATATTTCAGCTGTCATTTTAGTATAACAGATGGAAAAACACATGTGCAGAATTTCActtataggagtgttagctcagtggttaacgtgggtgcctttcaatcataaggtcccgagtttgagtcactccaagattaatgtgtgtcgtccagttacagagttgttgacaattgacaattgataatcatagacgttaaatatgaatctaagagactgacttcagttagcttgcggctttgataagccaatgatggcttcttcgcgagttcctgcttgcaggaggatctgaaatacatacatacttcccACATGTGATATTTCCAATTTTGCCATGGGGTTAGAAACATCCTCTAAGCGTTggtatttattttcaaagtggCCCGCAAGATTCATTTCATGCTCACCCTTGCATTTGAAATGATCTTAATTTCAGTCTACATATCCAATGCCACTTTGTATCCTAGACAGATGAAAAAGTTTTCTTTCCCAACCCCAGCCTTATCATCAAATGACTTACTTTTAAATTTTGGGTTGTCTGTGATGTCCTCCGAGAGTTCCCCATATAATACTCTGGCTGCAGTTTCAAggcttatgattttattttgctAGTGAAGTGGaataagacaaaacaaaacagaaatttaGTCAAATCGCAATTACATTTAAATTTCCCTTATTCTTCCACTTCTAAGTCAGTTTTCTGAACAAAGTAATCAAAAACAGGAAACTGTGAACCTGTGATACAAGTTATCATCTACACAAAGCAATGCGAAATGTCTCTTCAAGGGCTGAGACGCTGTGTATTAACAAACTGATTTCCATGAGGTTGTCCCCATGGAAAAGTAGAATTTCCAATGTGTTGGATACATTATAAAAGTTTTTGAGTTTATTCACTGTATGTGGTTTCTTTTGCCAGTGAGTTGTTGAGGAAATTTGACTTTTTTACCTTTTATTTTATCCATTTTCATCTAATTTGATCATAAACAAAAAGCCACTTTCCAAAATTTGGTAGGCAAAATATAAACCCTTATTATTCTCTGCCGTTGCCTGAATAGTTTACCAAGCGGAGCACAATTTTGAAGCTATCATGTGAGTTTTAAAAAGAAAGGGTTTTATATCATTCAGACTCCTGCTCATGCCCTGGGTTATCGTACATTAAATGCCTTTCAAACATGTGATTTCAGCTTACGTACTTTAGGGGGCATTGGATTAGATGAATAAAACTAGAAAAGCTCTCttatgagaaagaaaaaaattgaaaaaaattgtttgttttgcttACCAAAGGTTgtaaaaataacataataaactTCTGGCTCATGACGCCAAGAGATTTCTCTTTTTTACCTTTATgacagaaaaagagaaaaaaagaaacaatttattTATGTTCCGTAACTGAGATGAAAAGACATGGATGATGGAAACGTCTTACTTTACATTATTACTTTTAACGAGCGATGACCTCTAGGGTATAATTTATCCGGTACGGCATCACAGCATGGGCAAATTGCTAAACAAGTCCAAACTTGTACAGCATTTTGTTGTACTCGGGGAGCAATAGCATTACCCAAGGGAatgttcagagccttcaaaactgaaATACCAAATTCAAATACTAAATCATATTCAGAGAGGGCATGCATTAACAAACTGTACCTTACATAAGAGAAACACGTTCCAACTTAAGACAACAATCATCCCTGGATAATTGTGTTCGATATGACCATGGAGGTCACGTTCATGGtagacatacatacaaacagcCTATTCTCACTTATAGTTCTACATAACGTGTCAGAGAGAAGCATCGGTTGAAGCAAAGGGCTAGAGAGGACTAAAATTTCACTATTAAACTAGACTGAGCAATGTGCAGCAGAGTAGACTAGCGGGAGGGACTGGGCTTGCTGGTACACCCTTTATATACATGATCATCTACACATACCAATGCAAAAGGTCTGTTCATGAGCAGAACGTTAAAGAAAATCTTTCCCTTGAGGTTGTCTGCATGGCGAAGTTGGCTTTCCAGAAAGGTAGATGGTACataataaagataataatacatatatatttatatatatatttatatagcacttTTCATGAAGGAAGTGAGTTTCTGTGTAGATTTATTGTATAAGTTTTCAAGTATTTTTCAAGTCTTTCAAGTATTTTTACAGGGTAACTTtgaatttctgttttattttcttgtgtTAACCAGTTGCAGATTATCTGAAAAACCTTCAGACAACAGTTGTGGATACTGAGCAGTTTGCTTGGCATCTGGCCAAAaatgaaaagctgcagcagctgtaCCATGGTCTTCAGCAAGGCTGaaccaaaatatcaaacaatagtgATTATCTCTGGAGACCGGCACTGCCTATAGTGCGTGAAACTGTGGAGCACAGACTATTGCATCCTGGGtaacagcctggctgcagtgatgctgcagccccctcagcatctaTCTTGATTTTATCTACTCACCTTCCTCTTCACTGTTGAATTGTTTAGGTAGAGTCTCTGATGCAACGGGAACGTTAGAGCAAGTACCTTTCTGTCCAACCACTCGGGTCTTCTCCAATCCTTTCAGCTTCACCAGCTGGTCACCGTAATTATACTTAGCGCCCAGAAACTTGATCGGGTAAGGAAGAGGACAGGAGTTATGGAAAAAGCAAATGGTGCAAGCTGaagttgggagggggaggggtgggagggtcAATTGATACTTCATCTTGACCCTGTCTTTTATCAATATCTTTCATCAAACATTTCCCAGCCCCATCAGTTTCCAGGAGACGTACAGTAAGTCCTCCATCGTCTCAAGCTGGTACGATAGACATATTGGAGATGGACAACTCTCCCATATATCTTAGGAATAATTCTGCtctgtatggggggggggcgggggcagTTAAGCATCAAAATCAGAAAGAAACAGTTTAAACATGATCTTTTGTGTCTTGTCACAAATTTATAGCAAATTCTTATCAAACCTATTACGTATGattttaaaatg contains these protein-coding regions:
- the LOC139965619 gene encoding uncharacterized protein isoform X2, whose amino-acid sequence is MSELGLQDMINVPGLPGDFQPLDYDDTDCEEVASSRRTPFSDVTNMSSGISKTENSGVRKPFEIFTKLTEEKLGSMKTCEIGKVKPPSQTDVSHIIECHEEVVSLKEHSETNQTETVNFLSPRSKAISRASVHLPPVTPTKPGGDHLDPLTPTTNLKMLISAASPEIRNLEKRQQCEKKERLFHAMLAVTSDDLLTHQVEMKTTKSRPTASTVASEGNEQENVKENSRKAKSLGLLCERFLEMYQDSGGSNQEPCEMSLDVIAKDLSVERRRIYDIINVLESVEMVSRKAKNRYIWHGQCNLTETLKKLKFLGAKYNYGDQLVKLKGLEKTRVVGQKGTCSNVPVASETLPKQFNSEEEGKKEKSLGVMSQKFIMLFLQPLQNKIISLETAARVLYGELSEDITDNPKFKTKVRRLYDIANILGSLKLIRKVYVQEVRGRKPAFEWIGPDPDIQGFEPTNLHCLLNSQEKKSSGFSEGEGGRRKNKRRNQKSGWVRHHSCNVLNQRATMEPKAPLSLPNSPEKQPPTPVTDSSEFQLELAALYSRYPGQMHQFLTTPPAGSISSPSTARKLLLPSPSPSQPCGQEVSPSPSSAPSLMPPNGGFVEGHQTLPILDGTAAGTRGSKTIFVQRFVPVLTPNTLLQVQAQMSPPCGTITTAGNHLSSVSIAASSNGLPVSDLPIITQTTCGESIVGTTLYPSSCVASPIMAITHGQKRSLDVDISTDNEYQAVMKQLKVSHQPGSLISTQSTPSGESSLGYTPPSSGSPLQNNLQTSTIQASNAGHLPWVEKSNGWYDPISETPPSHMTKKRNKRSRKQIHRTRERKIRSKGTSPKNGSTDIKEQDENNFVEHVRPKAVTPRLTGSWMASNLECPREKTPSSSKQENDLSNKQRRQLFQAHKHRKTSQSKTKKKRRLPSLSPSELSDNSPPRSPPRDTPTPASSLKSSFGSQEFDQMLRNNVGSPLISFLHCHSQDTTPLNPSPCSLPTFTNHAQSGQLTVLPSPTPLTPQTTVTTSINLTMVPSLSVPQLTSYMPLVSLSVPISVRPDTVLTGLLRDPDSRMSLPSPVTNNAIGNGGEADSLHTTAFQIVPQT
- the LOC139965619 gene encoding uncharacterized protein isoform X1 translates to MRIKCKTMSELGLQDMINVPGLPGDFQPLDYDDTDCEEVASSRRTPFSDVTNMSSGISKTENSGVRKPFEIFTKLTEEKLGSMKTCEIGKVKPPSQTDVSHIIECHEEVVSLKEHSETNQTETVNFLSPRSKAISRASVHLPPVTPTKPGGDHLDPLTPTTNLKMLISAASPEIRNLEKRQQCEKKERLFHAMLAVTSDDLLTHQVEMKTTKSRPTASTVASEGNEQENVKENSRKAKSLGLLCERFLEMYQDSGGSNQEPCEMSLDVIAKDLSVERRRIYDIINVLESVEMVSRKAKNRYIWHGQCNLTETLKKLKFLGAKYNYGDQLVKLKGLEKTRVVGQKGTCSNVPVASETLPKQFNSEEEGKKEKSLGVMSQKFIMLFLQPLQNKIISLETAARVLYGELSEDITDNPKFKTKVRRLYDIANILGSLKLIRKVYVQEVRGRKPAFEWIGPDPDIQGFEPTNLHCLLNSQEKKSSGFSEGEGGRRKNKRRNQKSGWVRHHSCNVLNQRATMEPKAPLSLPNSPEKQPPTPVTDSSEFQLELAALYSRYPGQMHQFLTTPPAGSISSPSTARKLLLPSPSPSQPCGQEVSPSPSSAPSLMPPNGGFVEGHQTLPILDGTAAGTRGSKTIFVQRFVPVLTPNTLLQVQAQMSPPCGTITTAGNHLSSVSIAASSNGLPVSDLPIITQTTCGESIVGTTLYPSSCVASPIMAITHGQKRSLDVDISTDNEYQAVMKQLKVSHQPGSLISTQSTPSGESSLGYTPPSSGSPLQNNLQTSTIQASNAGHLPWVEKSNGWYDPISETPPSHMTKKRNKRSRKQIHRTRERKIRSKGTSPKNGSTDIKEQDENNFVEHVRPKAVTPRLTGSWMASNLECPREKTPSSSKQENDLSNKQRRQLFQAHKHRKTSQSKTKKKRRLPSLSPSELSDNSPPRSPPRDTPTPASSLKSSFGSQEFDQMLRNNVGSPLISFLHCHSQDTTPLNPSPCSLPTFTNHAQSGQLTVLPSPTPLTPQTTVTTSINLTMVPSLSVPQLTSYMPLVSLSVPISVRPDTVLTGLLRDPDSRMSLPSPVTNNAIGNGGEADSLHTTAFQIVPQT
- the LOC139965619 gene encoding uncharacterized protein isoform X3, whose translation is MRIKCKTMSELGLQDMINVPGLPGDFQPLDYDDTDCEEVASSRRTPFSDVTNMSSGISKTENSGVRKPFEIFTKLTEEKLGSMKTCEIGKVKPPSQTDVSHIIECHEEVVSLKEHSETNQTETVNFLSPRSKAISRASVHLPPVTPTKPGGDHLDPLTPTTNLKMLISAASPEIRNLEKRQQCEKKERLFHAMLAVTSDDLLTHQVEMKTTKSRPTASTVASEGNEQENVKENSRKAKSLGLLCERFLEMYQDSGGSNQEPCEMSLDVIAKDLSVERRRIYDIINVLESVEMVSRKAKNRYIWHGQCNLTETLKKLKFLGAKYNYGDQLVKLKGLEKTRVVGQKGTCSNVPVASETLPKQFNSEEEGKKEKSLGVMSQKFIMLFLQPLQNKIISLETAARVLYGELSEDITDNPKFKTKVRRLYDIANILGSLKLIRKVYVQEVRGRKPAFEWIGPDPDIQGFEPTNLHCLLNSQEKKSSGFSEGEGGRRKNKRRNQKSGWVRHHSCNVLNQRATMEPKAPLSLPNSPEKQPPTPVTDSSEFQLELAALYSRYPGQMHQFLTTPPAGSISSPSTARKLLLPSPSPSQPCGQEVSPSPSSAPSLMPPNGGFVEGHQTLPILDGTAAGTRGSKTIFVQRFVPVLTPNTLLQVQAQMSPPCGTITTAGNHLSSVSIAASSNGLPVSDLPIITQTTCGESIVGTTLYPSSCVASPIMAITHGQKRSLDVDISTDNEYQAVMKQLKVSHQPGSLISTQSTPSGESSLGYTPPSSGSPLQNNLQTSTIQASNAGHLPWVEKSNEWQH